The Chelatococcus sp. HY11 nucleotide sequence TATAGTTTAACGATAAATCAAAACCGAGGCGGCCTGGCTTTGGGCGGCCCAGCATTGACCGAGTGTGTGATGGCCGAGACCAGAATTGATGCTTACCCGTCATTGCGCGACATGCGAGAGCTCTTCTTCAGTGCTCTTCTGTCCGACGTGCTGGATGATCTGGGTTATGTGAACCAGGCGATGCCGCACACCATCCGGCCGCTTGATGAGGGAAGCGTGATGGTGGGGCGCGCGCGCACCGCGCTCTATCTCGAAGTCTACGAGCGGCCGCACCCCGGCGAGAACCCTTACGAACTGGAGATCACACTCGTCGACAGCCTCAAGCGCGACGAGATTCCCGTCTTCGCCTGCGGCATGTCGGGACGGATCGCGCCCTGGGGCGGGCTTCTCAGCACGGCCGCCAATTTTCGCGGCTCCGCGGGCGCTCTGATGGATGGCTGCGTTCGCGATACCCGCGAGATCCGGGCCATCGGCTACCCCGTTTTCCATGGTGGCATCGCGCCGATCGACTCCAAGGGGCGGGGAAAGATCGTCGCGCTGGACGTCGGGATCGAATGCGCGGGCGTCAAGGTCGCGAGCGGCGATCTCATTTTCGGGGATGTGGATGGCGTCGTGGTGGTGCCGAGGGCCGTGGAAGCTGACGTTATCCGGCGTGCTTCCGAGCGTCTCAAAGGCGAACGAAACACCCTGGCAGAGCTCGCGGCAGGTGAAACCCTCGCCAATGTCTTCGCCAAATTCGGGATTCTCTGAACGGTTCGTTGTCCGTATCCGGCGCGAGCGGCGCTGCACGAAAGATGCCGAAGGGCACATCGCTTCAAACAGAACAAAGGGGATGAAGATGGCACGTATCAAGGCACGACTTCTGGCCTGCACTGCTGTTGCGGCTGGCCTTCTGAGCTGGGGGACGGCCGCGGCACAGGCTGAGATCTGCGGCCGAAAGGGCGGCGATCTCGTTTTCGGCATGGAGGCCAAGCTCAGCACGCTCGATCAACATGTGAATGCCGCGAACGCAACCCGCAATGTCGCGATGAACATCTTCGAGACATTGATGACGCGCGACGAGAACATGGCTCCCGTTCTCGACCTCGCGGAACAGCTCAATGTGAGTGATGACGGAAAGACTTATACGTTCAAGCTGCGTCCGGGTGTGAAGTTCCACAACGGGAAGCCGCTGACATCAGCTGACGTCGCCGGATCCTTCGCACGCTACAAGCGCATCGGTATAGACCGTTCCGCGCTGGACGCGGTTGATCGCTGGGAAACGCCCGACGATGCGACCTTCCGCATTATTCTGAAAGAGCCGCGCGCGACGTTCCTCGAGAGCATCTCGGCGTCGACCGTGCCGATCGTGATCGTCCCGGCCGATCAATCCAATGCTGAACCAACGCAGCTGAAGCCTAACGGGACGGGGCCATTCGAGCTCGTCGAGTTCGTGGCTGACAGCCATGTCAAGGTCAAGCGTTTCGACGGCTATGTGCCGAACAAGACGCTCAAGGGCATTTCGGGTTTTGCCGGGCAGAAGGAAGCCTGCCTCGACACTGTTACTTTCCGCACGCTCGCCGAACCCGGCGCGCGCACGGCGGCGCTGGAAACTGGCGAGGTTCAGATTGTCGAGGACGTGCCGACCCTGTCCCGCGAAAGACTGTCGAAGAACAAGGATATCAAGCTCGTTCAGCTCGACTATGCCGGCCTGAACCTGACCTATCCCAATCTCTCGCAGGCACCCACCGATAATCTCAAGGTTCGCCAAGCCATTCTTGCTTCGCTGAACATGGAAGATATCATGGACGCGGCGAGCGATGGCGCCTTCAGCCTCAATCCATCCTTCCAGTTTCCCGGGCAGACTTATTACAGCGAGGCTGGCGGCGAGCTTTACAACCAGAACAACCCGGAAAAAGCCAAGGCACTGCTGAAGGAAGCCGGCTACAAGGGCGAGAAGGTCGTGCTCCTCACAACGCGCGATATTCCGCGCGCCTATACGACGGCGCTCGTCATGTCCGAGCAGATGAAGGCGGCAGGCATCAATGCCGAGCTTCTGGTGCTCGACTGGCCGACGGCGCTCGGCATGAGCGTCAACGAGAGCAAGGGCTGGAATTTCTTCTTCACAACCTGGATCACAGTCACCGCCCAGGGCGGCGCGCAGTCGCTCCGCAATCTGGCTGATCCCTCCAACGTGCATAAGCCCGTGGGCAACAAATCCGACGAAGAATTCATGAAGCAGTTCAACATTCTGTCGTCGAGCCCCGACCTCGAGAAGCGCAAGGAGGCCTTTGCCAAGGCACAAGCCCGTGTGTTCGATCAGGTCATGGCCATACCCTTCGGCGCCATTCCGAAGATCCAGGCGACGCGCGCCAATGTCGAAGGATATATTCCCTTCTTCAACACGCGTGTCTCCAATATCTGGCTCAAACAATAAAAGCGTAACGAAGGCGTTGAGATAAGGACCGGCAATCCAGCGGAGTTCCCATGCTAGCTTATGCTCTGAGGCGCATTGCTCAGGCCGTGCCGATCCTGTTCCTCGTCAGCCTCATCTCCTTCGGCATCATGCAGCTCGTGCCAGGCGATCCGGCGGCGATGCTCGCCGGCCCCAATGCGACGCCGGCCGAACTGGCGCAACTGCGACAGAACCTCGGGCTGGACAGGTCCTTCCTCGTCCAGCTCGGCATTTTCTATTCGAACCTCCTTCATGGCGATCTCGGTCATTCCCTGATTCTCGGGCAGCCGGTGCTGGAAACGGTCATCGAGCGCTCACCCATCAGCATATCGCTGGCGATCTATTCGCTCGTGCTGACGATCCTGTTCGGCATCTCTATCGGCATGGTGGCCGCGATGCGTCACAACCGCATCCTCGACCAGATCGCCATGGTGATCGCGCTGCTTGGTGTGTCGGTGCCGAATTTCTGGCTCGGCCTCGTCATGATCGTGCTGTTCTCCGTCCAGCTCGGCTGGTTGCCGACCGGCGGCTACATCCCCTTCACCGAGGATCCGCTCGGCTGGCTGCGCAGCGCGACCATGCCGGCGATCGCCATGGCCCTCATGCAGATCGGCCTGCTCGCCCGCCTCACGCGTTCGACCATGCTGGAAATCCTCGGGCAGGACTACATCCGCACCGCGCGCGCCAAAGGCCTCAGGGAAACCACGATCATCGTGCGCCATGCGATGGCCAACGTCCTGATGCCGATCGTCACGGTCATCGGCATGATCCTGTCCGTCCTGTTATCCGGATCGGTCATCGTGGAGACCATCTTCGCCGTCCCCGGAATCGGCGCGTTGTTGGGCAACGCCATTCTCGCGCGCGATTATCCGATGATCCAAGGCGGCTTGCTGTTTGTCGCCTCGGCCCTGCTCCTTCTGAACATTGCGGTTGATCTCATTTATGCATGGCTTGATCCACGGGTGCGCCTCCAATGACACTGGTGACTGATATGGCAGGCGCGGCCGCTATTGTTGAACGCCAATCGTTCTGGAAAAACCGGACGGTGCGGAGGCTTCTGCGCCACCGCTCCTTCATGATCGGGATGGTGCTGTGCCTCCTGGTGACTGTACTTGCGGTGCTCGCACCCGTGATCTCGCCTTTCGATCCGGCGCGGATGTCGATCCGCAACCGCTTCCAGCTGCCATCCGCGACGTACTGGCTCGGCACGGACAATCTCGGACGGGATATTTTCAGCCGCATCGCCTGGGGCGCGCGGTTCAGCCTCGCGATCGGTCTCGGCGTCGTTGTGCTGAACGCCGTGTTCGGGGTCCTGCTCGGCGCGCTGGCTGGCTATTATCGGCGGCTCGACGGCATCCTGATGCGTCTCGCCGACGCGTTGATGGCTTTTCCCTCGGTCCTCCTTGCCATCGGCATCGCGGCCGCCATGGGGCCGTCGGCGATGACCGCGGTGATTTCACTCGCTGTCGTCTATATTCCCCGCACCGCCCGCATCCTGCGCTCGTCGGTGCTGGTGGTGAAGGAAATGGAATATGTGCAGGCGGCGATCGGCGCCGGCGCCCGCGATGTCCAGATCCTTTTCCGGCATATCCTGCCGAACTGCATGGCGCCGCTGATCGTGCAGCTCAGCTTCGTCTTCGCCTATGCGGTGCTCTCCGAGGCCGTCCTCAGCTTTCTCGGGCTTGGCTCGGCGCCGTCCGTACCGAGCTGGGGCATGATGATCGCCGAGGGGCGCGGCTATATCCGCGAGGCGGCGTGGCTGACGATTTTTCCCGGCATCGCGATCGCCGTCACCGTCCTTGGCCTCAACCTGCTCGGTGATGGACTGCGTGACGTGCTCGACCCGCGCGTGAAGCTCCACGACTGAGCCGGCGGTACGCGCCAGGCGCAGAACACCAAAAAGAGAGGCCGCGTGATTATCGTCACGCGGCCTCTCTTTTCGAAGTCTCGTTAGCGGGGCGATGCCGCCCCGCCCCGCTATCATCCCCGCAAATCGCGGACGAGCTTGATGGCCGCCTGGCGGAACATGCCTTCTGCCTCGGGCCCCACGAAGCAGGCCAGTTCCGTCTCGTAACCACCCTCGCCATAAGAATGAGAGAGGGGGAGATAGCCTTCGGTGCCGTTGGTGTAGCCGCCCGTGAAGGTCGTGGTGAAAGGAGAAGCCTCGCGGATCGCCATGCCGGTCGCCGCGAACAACTCGAGCGGCGCGGAAACCAGGACGGTATCGCCGATGCGGATCGCGCGGATCTCGATTGGTACCGTCGTCATCCCGAAGGCCCGCCGCGCCATGGTGAGCATGATATCGGCGCGCCGCGCGCGGAAATGCACGTCGGCGATAGCAGCGTGGTCGGCTGTCTCGCGATCAAGCCCCAGGAATTCCGCGCGGGTGTCCGTCGCCCGCTGCTCAAGGGTTTCGATCGGCTCGAACGGACGCACGGGCAGGTCGACCGTCACCTGCGCCACAGCCAGCGGGGCCGGTGTGTCAGGCAGGACCTCGCGCCGCTTCATGCCGAGCGGCGCGCCGGATTCGACCACATGGCTGAAGACATCGCGATGGTTCAACGGTGATAGCGCGGTCAAGGCGCTCGCTGCATCGGCCGCTATACGGTTACCCATGCGCTCGGCGACGCGCACATCACCGGTCAGCGCTTCATAAGGAATCTGGTCGCCCGCGCAGCCCTGCAGGAAGAGGCAGGTGCCGCCAAGCAGAGCCTCCACGGACCGTTTCATGGCGCCCGGCCATTCGGCGCTGATGGCCGAATTCTGATGCGCCAGGATGATGGGATGGGTGCCATAGCCCACGACGCTCGCGATGGTGTTGCCATCGAGATCATCGAAGCGCAGCACGGTGACGGTCGTATCGCGCTCGCCGCCGGGGTTGGGGCTGACCACGACGCGGCCCTCAGGCGTGCGGAAGCGCCGGTGCACGGTGACCTCGCTCTGGCCATAGCCGGAGGCGAAGCGGGCCGGCTGCAGTGTATCGCAGGCTGTCCTGGCCGCAGCGAGAATGGCCCCGACGGTTTTCTCGCGCCAGGCCGGCATCAGCTCCATGCCCGGCAAATCAGCGGACGCACCGTTGGTGGTTTCAGCATTCCAGACGGGCGCGCTGTGCGTATGCGTGAAGCCGAGGCTGATATGCGAGACCGGAATACCCGTCGCCTTGCCCAGCTGGCCCCGGATGTCGTCCGACACGGACGTCGGCAGGCCGGTCACGTCGATCTCCACGATCAGCACGCGCGTGCCGTCGTTGTCGAGGCAGAGCGCGGTCGCATTGAGAGGAATGTGAATGCGATCGGCCGTCTCCCGCGTGCGGGCGCCCCACAGGGTGTGGGGTATGCCCACGGGTGGCGTCATGTCCTGACGCGCAACTCCCACTTTCAGCATGTCGTTCTCCCGTAGAGCATTTTCAGCAAAAGCGCGAAGCGTTCTTTCGCCTGAAAATCCGTAGAATAAAAGACCGTTAAATCAAAGACTTGGAGTATTTTCCGGTGAATCCGATTCCACCGGAAATACGCTCTCACACGTAGTCGCGGGCGACGGGCGCGCCGCGACAGCCCGCCAGGAAATTGAAGTCACAGCCCTGGTCGGCCTGCAGGATCTGGTCGATGAAAAGGCGCTCGTAGCCGCTGGCCGGCGGTTCCGGCGCGACCCATTCCGCCCGCCGCGCGGCCAATTCTTCGTCCGTGACGTCGAGATGCAGGCGGTTGTTGAGCGCATCGAGCTCGATCATGTCGCCGTTGCGCACCAGGGCGAGCGGCCCGCCGACAGCGGCCTCCGGCGCGACATGCAGCACGACAGTGCCGTAAGCCGTGCCGCTCATCCGCGCGTCGGAAATGCGCACCATGTCGGTGACGCCGCGTTGCAACACCTTGCGCGGCAGGCCCATGTTGCCGACCTCGGGCATCCCGGGATAGCCGCGCGGTCCGCAGTTCTTCAGGACGAGGATGCAGGTCTCGTCCACGTCGAGATCGGGATCGTCGATACGCGCGTGGTAATCGTCGATGTCCTCGAAGACGACGGCCCGGCCGCGATGGGTGAGGAGCGCTGGTGTCGCCGCGGAGGGCTTCAGGATAGCTCCGTTCGGCGCGAGATTGCCGCGCAGAACCATAATGCCACCGTTGTCGGTCAGTCCGTTGTCCAGCGGACGGATGACCTCACTGCTTTCAATACGGGCGTTGCCGTTGTTCTCAGCGATGGTGCGGCCATTCACGGTCAGCGCGTCGCCGTGCAGCAGGCCGGCGTCGAGAAGCCGCCGCAGCACCGCCGGCATGCCGCCGGCATTGAAGAAATCCTCCATCAGGAAGCGGCCGGACGGCATGAGATCGACGATCGTCGGCACGTCGCGCCCAAGCCTGTCCCAGTCATCAAGGCTGAACTCCACCCCAACACGCCCGGCGAGCGCCTGGAGATGGATGACCGCGTTGGTCGAACCGCCGATGGCGGCATTGGCCCGGATCGCGTTTTCGAAAGCCTTGCGAGTCAGGATCTTCGACATGCGAAGATCATCGTTGACCATCTCCACGATCCGACGGCCGCTCATGAAGGCGAGCACGCGGCGGCGTGCGTCGACTGAGGGAATCGCCGCGTTGCCGGGAAGCGTCATGCCCATGGTCTCGGAGAGGCTCGCCATGGTCGAGGCGGTTCCCATGGTGTTGCAGGTGCCGGGAGAGCGGCTCATGGCGCTTTCAGCGGCCGTGAACTCCTCCTCGGAGATGATGCCGGCGCGCATCTCTTCGCTCAGCCTCCAGACATCCGTGCCGGAGCCGAGCATGCGCCCCATGAAGCTGCCGCTCAGCATCGGGCCGGCGGAAACGAGGATGGCCGGGAGGTCGCAGCTTGCCGCCCCCATCAGGAGCGCCGGGGTGGTCTTGTCGCAGCCGACAAGCAGCACGACACCGTCGACGGGATTGGCGCGGATGCCTTCCTCCACCTCGATCGCCGCGAGATTGCGGAACATCATGGCGGTCGGCCGCATGTTAGATTCGCCCAGTGACATCACCGGGAATTCAACGGGGAAGCCTCCGGCCTCATAGACTCCGCGCTTCACTTGCTCCGCGAGGTCGCGCAGCTGGCCGTTGCAGGGGGTGAGCTCGGACCAGGTATTGCAGATGCCGATGACCGGGCGGCCATCGAAAAGATGGGGCGCGAAGCCCTGGTTCTTCATCCAGCTTCGATGGATGAAGGCACCTTTTTCATGCCCGCCGAACCATTCGGCGGAGCGCAGGCGTTTTGGTAATCCCGACATGGAAGCCTCGTTGCGGAAGGTCTCGTTCTTGAAACGGCAGCTTCCAAGATTTCTAAATATGATTTATCGTTAAATCAAGATGGCTTGAAGGGGCCGTGCCGAATAGGGATGGCGAGGTCGTAGCGAAGCATTGTAGATGAACGTGATGAGCAAGAAGCCCGTTGCTGCGCGCCAGACACAGCCGAGCCTACGCCATGTGGCGGAGCGTGCGAACGTGTCGGTGATGACCGTGTCCAACGTCATCAATGGACGCATGGCACGTGTGGGCAAGGAGGTTGCCGAGCGGGTCCGCGCGGCGATCGAAGAGCTTGGCTACCGCCCGCAACGCAGCGGCCGAAGCCTGCGGCTGCAGCGCGAGTTCGCGCTGGGCCTGACGGTGATGCATCCGGACCGCCGCTTCCTCGACGATCCCTATATCACGCAGGTCGCCGCGGGCATGAGCAACTACCTCGCGACAATAGGCTACGGCCTCATGGTCAATGGCCTGCAGGACAGGGAAGCCCTGGCCACCTTCGTAGGCCGCAGCACGGGCTACGACGGTTTCGCGGTCATGGTGTCCGGAGGGCGTGAGGAACGCATCTCGACCTATCGGACGCTCGCGCAGCTCAACTTGCCTATGCTGATCGTGCAGGATCTGCCGCCGGAGGATATGACGGCGGCTAGCTCGATACGCCAGGATGACAAGGGCGGCGCGGCGGCGTTGACAGAGGAGCTGTTGCGCCGAAACGTCCGCCGTCTTTTATGCGTCATGCCACGCCAGATCTGGCCAGGAACGGAGCAACGAGCCGCCGGCATTGCTGAGGCGGCACGCCCCCGGATCGCCGCCGGACAGCTTACGGTCGACTATCTCACCACGCATGAGGAAGATTTTGAGACCTCGGTCGAGGAAATCGTCGCCCGGCTTCAGCAGGGACCGCCTCCGGACGCGATCATGGGCGGCAACGACCAACTTGGCCTCGCGGCTATCCAGGCCGCCACGCGCTGTGGCTTCGAGGTGCCGCGCGACATCATGGTGACCGGCTTCAACGCCTTCTGGTTTCGCAAATTTTCGACCCCCGTGCTCAGCAGTGTGACGTCTCCGGCTTATGAGATCGGCCTGGAGGCCGCGCAGATGCTGGTCGGGGCTATCAACGGCGAGGAGCCCGGCGGCCAGCACAAGCTCCTGCCGGTCCATCCCGCCGCTGGTGGATCGATCCGCCCGGCGGCCGGCGGTAGCGCCGATTTGGAAGATGATGGGCCTCGGCGATCAAGGGATAGATGAGAGTCGAGAGCTTCATTTCTAGAATGGATGGAATAGGCGTTAGAATGCGCTGTTGATTTCTGCTCTGGAAGGGATCATGGAGCGTCTCGATTGCGACCGCATGTTCGTGGCGGTGCTTGATGCCGGCAGCTTTGCTGCCGCCGCGCGGCGGCTCGGCACCAGCAGCGGGCATGCCTCGAAGCTCATTTCGAAGCTTGAGGCCGACCTTGGCGTCCAGCTCCTCAAGCGCACGACGCGGGCGCTTTCGCCGACGGAGGTCGGCCAAGCCTATTATGAGCGCATCAAGACATTGCTCGATGAGTTCGATGCGCTTGACGCCTCCGTGCGCAACGCCTCGGGTGCCCCGGCAGGGCGGCTGCGGTTGACGGCGCCGCTATCCTTCGGCGCCACGCAGCTCGTACCGCTGCTCCTGGACTTCGCGCGGGCCTTCCCCGAGATCCAGCTCGATGTGAGCTTCTCGGATCGCGTTGTAAATCTCGTCGACGAGGGTTTCGACGCCGCGATCCGGATTGGCAAGCCCGGGGACAGCAGCCTCATCGCGCGACGACTGTGCGATGTCCGGGTCGTGCTGGTGGCCTCGCAGTCCTATGTCGCAGCCCGCGGGAGCCCCCGTCATCCCGATGAGCTCGGCGCGCATGAATGCATCATCGACGCCAATTTCCGCGATCCCTTTAACTGGCCATTCCGCCAGGGGGACGGCACCGCCTTGCTGGTGCCGGTTTCTGGACGACTACGCTTCTCCAACGGCGAGGCGTGCCTTGCGGCTGCGGAGGCCGGCTTCGGCATCGCCTATGTGCCAAGCTTCATCGCTGGTCCCAGTCTGCGCGCGGGCCGTGTTGAGCCCCTCCTGCCCGCCATGGAAATGCAGCCGCATGGCCTGTTCGCGCTCTATCCTCCGGGCCGGCATCTGGCGCTGAAGGTGCGCGCGCTGGTCGATTATCTCGTGACGTGTTTTCGGGGCAAGCCAGCGTGGGACGAGGGGTGGTAGCGCCAACAGAGCCGACGGGATTGCTTCCAAATTGGAAGGAAAGCGCGCCATCCCGGCCCGCTAATCATTCCCGACGGCAGGGCGCATTCTACTGCCACCAACACAAGCGCCTCCCCCAAAGGAAATGGACCATGTCCGATTCTCGTACCGCCCCCTACGCCGCCCTTGTTCTGCGGCTTGTGCTCGGTGTGCTGTTTCTCGCGCATGCGGGTCTTAAGCTCTTCGTCTTCACACCTGCCGGAACCGCCGCCTTTTTCGGTTCCCTTGGCCTGCCGGGTTGGCTCGCCTATGTCACAATCGCCTGGGAGATTGTCGGCGCCCTGGCTCTCATTCTCGGCGTCTGGCCACGCCTTGTCGCGATCCTGATGATTCCCGTCCTGCTCGGGGCCATCTTTACGGTTCACGGTCCTGCCGGCTTCTTCTTCACCAATCCAAACGGCGGTTGGGAATTTCTTGGCCTGTGGGTCGCCGGCCTCGCGGCGCTCGCGCTGATCGGCGACGGCGCGTTCGCCCTGAAGCCGACCACCTCGCGCTCGGCCATCTGATCCGCCCTTAGCGGCGCAAACCCTGTTGCCCCTCGCACGGACATTGCCGAAGCGTGGGGCATCCTACAGCCCAAGCAGGAGCATGCATCATGACAACGCCATCAACGCTCGCCATGGGCCGTGTCGCATTGACCGTCAATGATCTCGACGGTGTCAGCGCGTTCTATCAACGCGCCGTCGGGCTTCATCTTCTGCGGGGCAACAGCGAAATGGCCGAACTGGGAGCCGGCGATGCCGTGCTGCTCGAGCTGCGCCGTGACAAGGCCGCGCGCCGCCGCACGCCGCGCGAGGCCGGACTGTTTCATACCGCCTTCCTGCTTCCCACACGTGCCGACCTCGGACGTTGGGCGCGCAACGCCGGCAGCACCCGGACACCCGTCGTCGGTGCGTCCGATCACGATGTCAGCGAGGCGATCTATCTCTCCGACCCGGAGGGTAACGGGGTCGAAATCTACGCCGACCGCCCTGCTGGCAGCTGGCACTGGACGGACGGCGTCGTGGCGATGTCCACGAAGCCGCTCGACATCGAGGGGCTTGTGGCAAGTGCCGGCGACGAAGCGTGGAGAGGCTTCCCCGAAGGCGCGAAGGTCGGGCATGTCCATCTTCAGGTGGGCGCGCTCCCGCCGGCCGAGGCTTTCTATAGCGAGACGCTGGGGCTCGACATTACATGTCGTTACCAGGGCGGCACCTTCTATGCCGCGGATGGATATCACCACCATATCGCGACCAATATCTGGAACAGCCGGGGGGCGACTGAACGCTCCTATCCCTCGACCGGCCTTGCGGACTTCGAAATTCACGTGGCGCCGTCGCGCCTTGCAGCCGTCAGCAGCCCGCTCGGGTGCACGAATGTGGCGTCGCCCGCGCACCTTGATCTCCGGGATCCCTGGGGCACAGCGATCACGCTGCTCGTACGTTGATCTGCGCAGAAGCACGAGACGCGAAGGCGTTGCCCTGGCTGGCGCCTTCCTGCAGCGCGCATTCGCGACGGAAGACCCTACAGAACGGGTTTAACGCGCGTCTCGGATCTTTCACGTTCTGGATTTTTTCAAGCGGAGCAAGTCCGCAACAGACGGACTTGCTCCATGGTTGGCAGGCGCCACGCCACCTTTCAGCCTGGACGCCACCTATTTCGTCTTGACGATCCAGGCGGCGAAGCGGTCGATAAACGTATTCAGAAATGCTTTCGTGCTCTCGTCTGCCACCTCGTTGGCGCTGTCGAAAAGCTCGGGCTTGTAGCAGAAATAGACCTCAGGCTGGCCCAACAGTGCCATGCCGCAGACCGTGACGAGGCCTTTGAGCTCATTCTGCGCCACGGCTGCTCCAATTACGCCCGGGGAAGCACCGATGATCGCCGCGGGCTTGCCTGCCCAGGAATTCTTGCCCCAGGGGCGCGTGCCCCAGTCGATCGCGTTTTTGATCGCCGGTGAGAATGTCCTGTTGTATTCCGGCGTCACGAAGAGGACAGCGTCGGCGGCCTCGACATCGGATTTCATGCGAAGGACCGCTTCCGGCGGCGACTGCCAGAGATCGTCGTTGTAAAGCGGCAAATCCCCAATTTGCACAAAGTTGAAATTGAGGCGATCACTCGCCAGCTTACCAATGCTCTCGGCAAATTTGCGATTGATGGAGTCCCGACGCAGGGAGCCAACGATGACGGCGACATTTTGCATGGCAAACTCTGTATAAATTGGAAACTCAGTTTATATTAGAGACTAAAGAAACTCCCGCAAGACGGCACGTTGCCGTTACCAAGGCACCTCGATGAAACCTACTGCCGTCCACTCACCTGGCAAATGCCACAAGGCCAACGAGGTCATAGCGCTGATCGGTGACAAATGGACGGTGCATATCGTCATGTTGCTCGCAACCGGGAAGCAGCGTTTCAGCGAGATTGAACGTTCTGTGGACGGCATTTCGCGCAAGATGCTGACGACGACGTTGCGTGGCCTGGAGCGTGACGGCTACGTGACCCGTCGCGTGTTTCCGACGATTCCCCCGCGCGTCGAATACGAGCTCACCCCCTTCGGACATGAGCTATCGAGCCCGCTACGTGCGCTCGGGGATTGGGCGGCGGCCAACCATGAACGGGTGCTGGACGCCCGCCAAGCGTACGATCATCGCGAGGCTGTCTGAGGGTGGAAAAAACCTGGTGCAAAAGACATCGCCCAGGCCGCCGCTCCTCTCAAACGTCCCGTCCCATTCGCTTGTGACCCTTCGCTGGCCTTTTTTGGAGCATCGACATGACGAGCAAGGATCCCTTCGATCTCGAGCGCTTCGTCACGGCGCAGGATGGCATTTTCGACGTCGCGCTGGCTGAGCTCCATGCGGGCTGCAAGATGAGCCACTGGATGTGGTTCGTGTTTCCGCAGCTGGGCAGCCTGGGTCGCTCGATGCGCGCCCAGTTCTATGGTCTCGTGTCGCTCGCCGAAGCCAAGGCCTATCTCGCGCATCCTCTTCTGGCGCAGCGTCTCGTATCGGCGACGCAGGCGGTGCTCGCGCATCCTCATCTCACGGCTCATGCCATTTTCGGCACGCCCGACGATATGAAGTTTCACGCCTCGATGACCGTGTTCGCCCGCGCGGATGCCGAGGCATCCTCCCCGTTCCGGCAGGCGATCGAGGTCTTCTTCGGTGGTGCTGAGCATGCACCGACCGTGGAACTCCTTTCTCTTTGAGTGTGAACACATCCGTCTGCCGCGGCCTCTTATTCAGGGGCCCCTGGAATCGAGCGAAAAATACGCTGGCGAAAGGTTGAGCCCTTCGGAAAGATTGCGACGATAAGATATTTGCGTAGAGTTGCATGACGATTTGCGAAGCGCAGGCTGATGTGACCCAGCGGAAAAACCAGAACGATCTCGCCAAGGCCCTTGGTGTCTCTGTCAGCACGATATCGCGGGCGCTGGCGGATGCGCCGGGAATCAGCGAGGACCTACGCGAGCGTGTTCGCCGTCTGGCGCGCGACATGGGTTATGAGGCGAGGGCGGGCAAGGGCGGCATATCCCGCCATGTCCATGCCTATGTCACCCTTGACCGGACAACCGATGGCCTGACGGGATTTTACGATGGGATCGTCAAATGGATGATCGCCGAAGCACGCGCCTCATCCATGACCATCGAGGTGCGTCTCGCCGCTGATCGCACAGAGGACATCAAACGCATCATCGACGACGTGACCACACAGCGCGCCGAGGCGCTCTTCCTTGTGGGAATAGATCCCCCTGTGGAACTGGCGCAACTTCTGCTGGAGAGACGCATTCCGACCGTCCTGGTGAACGGCGCGGACCCCGA carries:
- a CDS encoding DUF1810 domain-containing protein; its protein translation is MTSKDPFDLERFVTAQDGIFDVALAELHAGCKMSHWMWFVFPQLGSLGRSMRAQFYGLVSLAEAKAYLAHPLLAQRLVSATQAVLAHPHLTAHAIFGTPDDMKFHASMTVFARADAEASSPFRQAIEVFFGGAEHAPTVELLSL